In one Lolium rigidum isolate FL_2022 chromosome 3, APGP_CSIRO_Lrig_0.1, whole genome shotgun sequence genomic region, the following are encoded:
- the LOC124696051 gene encoding probable methyltransferase PMT2 codes for MAIKGNSGEYRARSPLAMVVAVLLCCFFYVLGAWQRSGYGKGDRIAVAVTRQTACADASAAGLSFETHHAGANLSTSGLGEPPPTFAPCAAALADHTPCHDQDRAMKFPRKNMVYRERHCPSDGERLRCLVPAPPGYVTPFPWPKSRDYVPYANAPYKSLTVEKAVQNWVQYEGAVFRFPGGGTQFPHGADKYIDQLANVVPFADGTVRTVLDTGCGVASLGAYLDSRGVIAMSFAPRDSHEAQVQFALERGVPAFIGVLGSVKLPFPSSSFDMAHCSRCLIRWSDNGGMYMMEVDRVLRPGGYWVLSGPPINWKANYRKWERTKEDLSGEQKRIEEYAEMLCWEKLTEMNEVGVWRKRTDTAACPARPAAVRTCDPANPDDVWYKNMETCITPSTAAAGGQLQPFPARLKAVPPRISSGAIPGFTVESYEEENRQWEKHVKAYRKVNYKLDTERYRNILDMNAGVGGFAAALFSPKSWVMNVVPTAAQLSTLGVIYERGLIGIYHDWCEAFSTYPRTYDLIHANGVFSLYRDRCKMEDIMLEMDRILRPEGTVILRDDIDVLLQVQKVATGMRWKTMMANHEDSPHIPEKVLYAVKRYWTADGDNSSEENGSSSEGKGSDV; via the exons ATGGCGATCAAGGGCAACTCGGGGGAGTACAGGGCTCGGAGCCCGCTGGCCATGGTGGTCGCCGTCCTGCTGTGCTGCTTCTTCTACGTGCTCGGCGCCTGGCAGCGCAGCGGCTACGGCAAGGGCGACCGCATCGCGGTGGCGGTGACCCGACAGACGGCCTGCGCCGACGCCTCCGCGGCCGGGCTCAGCTTCGAGACGCACCACGCCGGCGCGAACCTGTCGACGTCCGGCCTTGGTGAGCCACCGCCAACGTTCGCGCCGTGCGCGGCGGCGCTGGCTGACCACACCCCGTGCCACGACCAGGACCGGGCCATGAAGTTCCCGCGGAAGAACATGGTGTACCGGGAGCGGCACTGCCCGTCGGACGGCGAGCGGCTGCGGTGCCTCGTCCCGGCGCCGCCGGGGTACGTCACACCGTTCCCGTGGCCCAAGAGCCGAGACTACGTGCCCTACGCCAACGCGCCGTACAAGAGCCTCACCGTCGAGAAGGCCGTCCAGAACTGGGTCCAGTACGAGGGCGCCGTTTTCCGCTTCCCCGGGGGCGGCACCCAGTTCCCGCACGGCGCCGACAAGTACATCGACCAGCTCGCAAACGTCGTCCCTTTCGCCGACGGCACCGTCCGCACCGTGCTCGACACCGGCTGCGGC GTGGCGAGCCTGGGCGCGTATCTGGATTCCCGTGGCGTGATCGCCATGTCCTTCGCGCCGCGGGACTCGCACGAGGCGCAGGTGCAGTTCGCGCTAGAGCGTGGCGTGCCGGCCTTCATCGGCGTCCTCGGTTCCGTCAAGCTCCCCTTCCCTTCGAGCTCATTCGACATGGCGCACTGTTCCCGCTGCCTCATCCGCTGGTCCGACAACG GCGGGATGTACATGATGGAGGTGGACCGTGTTCTCCGGCCAGGCGGGTACTGGGTGCTCTCCGGCCCGCCGATCAACTGGAAGGCCAACTACCGGAAGTGGGAGCGCACCAAGGAGGATCTCTCCGGCGAGCAGAAGAGGATCGAAGAGTACGCAGAGATGCTCTGCTGGGAGAAGCTCACCGAGATGAACGAGGTCGGCGTGTGGCGGAAGCGGACGGACACGGCCGCGTGCCCAGCCAGGCCGGCGGCGGTCCGGACCTGCGACCCGGCCAATCCCGACGACGTCTG GTACAAGAACATGGAGACGTGCATCacgccgtccaccgccgccgccggaggacagCTGCAGCCATTCCCGGCGCGGCTGAAGGCCGTTCCACCACGGATAAGTTCAGGCGCCATTCCTGGGTTTACCGTCGAGTCGTACGAGGAGGAGAACCGGCAGTGGGAGAAGCATGTCAAGGCTTACAGGAAGGTCAACTACAAGCTTGACACGGAGCGGTACCGGAACATCCTGGACATGAATGCCGGCGTGGGTGGCTTCGCCGCGGCCCTCTTCTCCCCAAAGTCTTGGGTCATGAACGTCGTGCCCACCGCCGCCCAGCTCTCTACCCTCGGTGTCATCTACGAGAGGGGCCTCATCGGCATCTACCATGACTG GTGTGAGGCCTTCTCAACTTACCCAAGGACCTACGACCTCATCCATGCCAATGGAGTATTCAGCCTCTACAGGGACAG GTGCAAGATGGAGGACATCATGCTAGAGATGGACCGGATTCTGCGCCCCGAGGGCACGGTGATCCTCCGGGACGACATCGACGTCCTGCTGCAGGTGCAGAAGGTGGCCACCGGAATGCGTTGGAAGACGATGATGGCAAACCACGAGGACAGCCCACACATCCCAGAGAAGGTGCTCTACGCCGTCAAGCGTTACTGGACAGCCGACGGCGATAACAGTTCTGAAGAGAACGGAAGTTCATCAGAGGGCAAAGGCTCAGATGTATGA